The sequence below is a genomic window from Psychrilyobacter piezotolerans.
TATAATGACTTTTGTACTCAGGTCTTCCCTCTCACCTTTGGATCCCTTGTCACTCATACAAATTATTCCAACTCTCATAATTTCACCTCTTATCGTCAATAATAGTACATTCCATCTTACTTATATCAAGAATAATATACCTCATTTTTATATAAATCAAGTTTTTTCCTAAATTGTATAATTAAATACCAAAAAAAAGATCCATAGATACCCTCATATAGTGTAATTACCACCAGACAGGAGTATCTATGGATCATAATATTTTAACCGGCATAAAGATAAGTTCTTTATTTTTCCCCATTCCACTCTGAGTGAAAATTTTCCAAAAATTCTTCCATTACCCTGTGCCTATTCTGGGCTTTTTTATATCCTGTTTTAGTATTCATCCTGTCTTTTAACAGGAGCAGTTTTTCATAAAAATGACTTATTGTATCCCCCTTATCTTTTATATGGAGGTTACAATCCGGGTCATACATAACTCTTTTTTTATATCCGCCATATGCAAAAGTTCTGCCTATCCCTATGGCTCCTATGGCATCTAACCTGTCTGCATCCTGCACTATCTCGCCCTCGACAGTTTCCATCTTGTGTTTATTTTTCCCCCCCTTAAAGGAGATATTGTTGGCTACATAAACTACATGATCTATTATTTTTTTTTCCACTTCTAACTCCATTAAAAATTCACTTATGATCTCTCTTCTGTCCTCATCGGTGTGCCCGAATTTATGATCTGCTATATCATGCAGGAGAGCCCCTAACTCCACCACAAAGATATCTATCTTACCCTCATAAAGTTCCTTCTCCTTCTTAGCTATATCCAGTGCATTGTTGTAAACTCTTACAATATGCCACCAATCATGGCCCGATCCTTCCCCTTCTAATTTTTTCTTTACAAATTCTTTAGTTTTTTCTATGATTAATTTTCGATTCATCCTCAACACTCCTTCCATTAATTTGTTTATATTTTTATTTTAGCATATTTATTTGATTCCCATAAAAAATAGTTCCAATCAAAAAAGAATACTGTAAACAGTATTCTTTTTATTTTATTTTATTCCTGCCTTATAATTATAAAATTAAATTAAAAACAGTTTAGTATTCCCCTTCTTTGGCTTTTCCTGTACTCACTAAGCTGACACCAGAAGATGTCCCTAATCTAGTTACTCCCATCTCAATATATCTCATGGCAGTCTCTATATCTCTTACTCCTCCAGCGGCCTTTATCTGAGCTTTATCCCCTACTACTTCCTTCATAAGAGCTACGTCTTCAAATGTAGATCCCCCTGTTCCAAATCCTGTAGAAGTTTTTACAAAGTCTGCTCCTGCACTGACAGAGAGCTCACAAGCTTTTCTTTTTTCTGCATCTGTCAGGTAGCAGTTTTCATGGATAACTTTTAATACATGAGTTCCCATAGCTTCCTTTATCTCTCTGATCTCAGTTTCCACCTCATCAAATTTACCATCTTTTAAGAATCCAACATTGAGTACCATGTCGATCTCATCTGCCCCGTCTTCGATACATTTTTTAGTTTCGAACACCTTTGCGTCTTTAGACATAGCTCCCAAAGGGAATCCTATTACTGCTGCAATTTTTACATCCGATCCCTCTAACTCTTTCTTAGCTAAAGGTACATACGATCCATTTACACATACTGAAAAAAAGTTATATTCACGGGCTTCCTTACATAATTTGATTATATCTGCCTCTGTAGTCGTTGCCTTTAACACTGTATGGTCTATATACTTGTTTATTTCCATGATTTTATTCCTCCATTTTTTTGTTTTTGGCTTTACACAAATCAAAATATCTGACACAGATTACACTAATTTTTAGAACTCTCTGTTCTCCCTCTTTATGGCATCGTAAAATTCATTTTTACTAAAAGTAAATTTTCGTACTCGCCAATCGAGGGAGGTGTCCGAATGGACGGTAGGAGTTCCTCGTGTTAATTCGTGACTTAATCTTATTAGTTATTATCCTATCATATCTAATATTGTTGGTATTTTTTCTACTTTTTCCTCAGAGAATACAAAGGCACCCCTTAAAGTTTCTAAGATCTCATCTCTCATGTTATTTTGATGGTATAGAGTTAACAGAGCTTCTCCTGCCTCAAACTGGTCTCCTACCTTCTTATGCATTATCAGTCCAACTGAATGATCGATTATATCATCCTTTGTAGCCCTTCCAGCTCCAAGCATCATAGCAGCCTTACCTATTTTTTCAGCATCAATATGTTTTATATATCCCCTTTCATCCACATTGAATTCAAAAGTTTCAGCAGCTATATTAAGCAGTGAATAGTCGTCACAGATATCAGGATTTCCACCGCTGCCTTTTATGAATTTTTTCAGCATCTTAAGAGCTTCTCCATTTTCTATAACTTCTTTTACCCTTCCGATCCCCTCTTCCAATGTTTTTACATCACCTTTTAAGATAAGTGCCTGTGCTCCCAATACTTCCACCAGATAAGTGAAGTCCTCAGGTCCATTCCCCTTTAAAGTTTCCACAGCTTCCACTATTTCAAGTGAGTTCCCCACAGCATTCCCCAATGGTTCATCCATATTAGTCAGCATGCATACAATATTCCTGTCAAATGCCTTCCCCAGGTCATACATTGTCTGGGCTAATTTACGTGCTTCAGTCAGGTCCTTCATAAATGCCCCGGATCCTACCTTTACATCTAAAATTATTGCATCTGCATGAACTGCCAATTTTTTACTCATTATAGAACTGGCAATAAGCGGAATACTTGATACAGTAGCTGTAACATCCCTGAGTGCATAAAGTTTTTTATCCAAAGGAACTATTGTATCTGCCTGCCCCATGAGTCCCGTTCCTGTTTCATTTACTATTTTTATCAATTCTTCTTTTGAATTGCTGAATTTAAACCCTTTGATCGACTCAAATTTATCTATAGTTCCACCAGTGTGACCCAGTCCTTTACCGGATAATTTTGCCGTTCCCATTCCCAGGGCACCAAATATAGGAGCTAAGGCGATAGTTGTCTTATCTCCTACCCCTCCTGTAGAATGTTTATCTATCAAAAACTTCTCCACGCCAGGAAAATCTATTGTTTCTCCTGAATCTATCATAGTTCCCGTGAATACTTTCAATTCCTCTGTAGTCATCCCATTAAAATAAACAGCCATTAAAAAAGATGCAATTTGATAATCAGGTACTTCTCCTGCCTGGTAATTTTCCAATAAAAATCTTATCTCCTCATCGGTTAAAATTTCTTTTTCCCTTTTCTTTTGGATAATGTCAACTATTCTCATTTTTAGCCTCCCCATATAATACAGCTATACCTATAATATTATAACTTATATTTTCTTTTTTTCCTCTTTAATCATTATTATTAATGAACGTTCGCGATGGTGCATGCATTAAAAACCTTAGAGTTTGCCCGCCTCCGGCGGGCAAACAGCTATAATTTTTCTTTGAAATCATCAAAATACTTTATTTAAAATAGAATTTTAAATAAAATAAGAATTACATTTTAATATTATTATTTTGATTTTCTTCTTAAAATATGATATAAAATTTTATGAGTTAATTATAGGACAGGTGGCAGAAATGGAGGAGAATGGATGAAAAGCAGTCTGATTATAGAAAAATTTATCGATACATATAAATTGAACAACCTGTTTTCTAAGGAAAATATCAATTTATTTAATTTAAAAAAATACTCCAAGGGAGAAAATATCCTCAACGCCAAAGATGAAGTAAAACACATCTATTTTATTGTGTCCGGGGGTGTTGATATCCACTCTTTTTTAGCCAGCGGCAGGGGTATCTTCATAAATAAATTATCCCCACCGGAAATATTTGGAGATGTGGAATATCTAGGAGAAACTTCCATGTTATTTGATGTAATTGCCAACTCTAACAACACCCTTATTATGAGTATCTCATTTAAGGCTATTGAAACGCATTTAAAGGACAACTCCCAGTTGTGGAGATTTTTAGGTGTGGCTTCTACCCGAAAATTATTAAAAACAAACAGTGCCATCCTCCTGAAGGAGGGGTTTAACCTAAAAAATATCTTAGCCCTTCATCTGGTTGAAAATGACCACCTTATAAATTTCAAATCTTTAAATGAGCTGTCCAAAGAATTGAATGTCAGTTATCGTAATCTGACCAGGATCATAAAGTTTTTTACAGATTCAGGAATAATAAAAAAAGACCGGAAGAGTATCACCACTCTGGATGAGAAGGCCATAAAAAAATATGCTAAAGAGATATAAAAAAGCAAGGTGAGGTTACATCCAGATAAAAAAACTAGGGATTTTTCAAAATTCCTATTTTTTTTATCTTTTTAATCTCTTAGTTTTTCCATCTCATTTTGCAGATGATTATTTGATCTTTCCAGAAACTTTAAGACTATTTTCTGCTCTTCCCCGGTAAAGGTTGAATAAAAACCCATCTCCCTGTCTTTCGCTGCTTTATGGGTCTTTTCATGGTCTAAATAAACTTCCATTCCCTTTGAAGTTAATCTAAAATATACCTCTTTTTTATTTCCCTCTTCTTTAAAACTAGTTATAAACTCTTTTTTTATTAATTTTCTTGTAATCTTTGTTATTCCGCCTCTGGTCATCTTCATTGTATTTGCCAGCAAAGTAACATTTGGAGATTCCAGCTTTTCAATATTATCTATACAGTGGATCTCCGACAAGGATAGATCCCAGCTCTTATTTTTATTGGACATATGGTTGTATACTTCTGCTTTTTCTAGAAATTCAGATATTTTTTCAAATATAAGTTCTTCTATAATTTTTTTCATATTTCTCCCTCCGTTCTATAATCTAAAGTTCATAAAACTACCCGAAAACTTCTATTTCTACCGGAATAGCCGTAGCTCCCTCTTTCTGATCCCATTCTAATTTCAATTGAATTATATCAGAAATTTTATCCAGATTAGTCATATTTTCAATTACATAGGTTCCTTTGGACTCTGTATATTCATCTATCTTTCGATGATCCTTCCCATGCTGGATCCCATGGAGATCTATTCCTATAAATTTTACTCCTCTGTCTATGAGGGAATCCACTGCTTCATCTGTCAGAAATGGAGCATCTTTAAAATTCAAATATTTCTCCGTCCCATAACCGAATTTTTCCATGAAACCAGTTCTAAAAATAATAAAATCTCCTTTTTCAACTTCAATTTTTTTTACTCTTTCATAGCCTATGAGATCCAAACCTCTGACATCAACCACCACTCCCCTGCACAGTCTTAAAGACAGATCCAAATCAGAATAATTGTATACATCTATATGGGTTCCTACATGTCTAGCCTGATGTTCATCCTGCTTTTCGGCCCACTCTCTAAGTTTTTCCGGCATATCAAAAGTTTTTAAATTTAAGTTCATATCTCTGCCTCCTTTTTGTTTATAAGGAAACAATAACTCGTTTTTGTTTCTTTGTCAACAATAATTTTTATAATAAAAAATCCTCCAAATTTGGAGGATTTTAAACTTATTTTATTTCAATCTTTCCCGAGATAAGATCTTTCTTTATTTGTTCTAATTTACCTAAATTTTCCTCTCCGATAACTTCTTTAGAAAATTCAAAGTCAGTAGTTCCCATTCCATTTTCTTTTAATCCTAAAACAAGTGTTCCAGCTGTAAAGTTTCCGGCTAATCCCTCTGAAGCTGCATCAAATACAGATACGTCCACTCTTTTTAAGATTGAAGTTAGGATTTTCCCTTTTACTTCTCCATCCTGGTTTGAATCTACACCGATCCCATATAAATCTTCCCTGCCTTTTATAGCTTCCATAACTCCTCTACCAGATCCACCTGCTACTGTAAAAATAACATCCACACCGTTTTCTGCCATTGATATAGCCAATTCCTTTGCTCTGGCAGGGTCATTGAACGGGTTGCTTCCACCAACATATATATCCTTTACTTCAACATTTGGATTCATATAAAGAGCTCCCTGCTCATAACCCTCATAAAAACTCTTTATTACCGGGGCGTCTACCGCTCCTATAAATCCCAATGAATTATTTTTGGTTACCATTTGTCCTAAAGCTCCTGCTAAGAAAGAACCTTCTTTTTGATTAAAGATTATAGATTTTACATTTGGCAGATTTACAACTGAATCTATAATTACAAAATTACTTTCCGGGTATTCTTTTGCTACCTTTTCAATACCTTTTTCAGCATCAAAACTCACACCGATTATAAGGTCATAATTTGCTTCTGCAAATTCAGTTAAAAATTGATCAAATTCTGAAAGAGTTGTAGGCTCTACATATTTAATTTTTACACCTAATTCTTTTTCCGCTTTCAAAAGACCTTTATAAGCTGAATCACTGAAAGATTTATCTCCTAACCCGCCTAAACCAAGTACTATTCCTACTTTATAATCAACTTTTTTTACACCTGCATTTCCGGCATTGGCAGAATCCTCTTTTTTCCCGCAAGCAGTCAATAAAATCAAGCTTAAACCCATTAAAAATAATATTATTCTTTTCATTTTTTTATTCCTCCTAATTTTTAAACAACATCAACAATATCTTATTTATATATGTAAAAACTAAAAACAGCTTACCAAAAAGTAAACTGCTCGCAATTTACTCATAGTGGCTAATTTAGGTTAGCCGTAGAAACTTTTGTCCATATCACAAATTTATATGAGTTGATTTATTTTTTTATGGTAATATGATAGTATAATACCAACAATAAAAATAGGTCTTATGTCCTTTTTTAGGGTATAATAATAAAAAAGCACAACTTTGCCTTTCTATTAAATATTAACCAACAACTAAAAATTAACGTGGATAAAACTTAGGCAAAAATTTACAAAACCTTAAACAATAAAAAAACAGAGGTGGAATCTATGAAAATCATCAATAGTCCCAATTTATTAAAAAAATATATTGAATTGTACAATATCAGCTCCATTTTTTCAAATAACCTTGAAAAATATATGTCCCTCTACCAATTTAAAAAAAATGAACATCTTTTTACCTCCTCTGAAAAGGTAAATTATTTCTACCTATTGGTTGCCGGGGGAACGAAAATCGTTTTAAATTTGGAGAATGGAAAATCCCTCCTAATTGATTACAGTAAACCCTTGGAGATGTTAGGAGAGATGGAAATAATAAACAACCCATATTCAAAATACGATATTATTGCTACTGAGGACACTACTGTAATAGGTATCAGTATGAGTGTTTTTTCAAAATTAATTGCCGATGATCCAATATTCTGGAAATACCTGTATAGCTCTACCCTAAATAAATTACAGGCTACAGTTAATTCCAATATTATCTCCTCCTCCTATAGTTTTGAGCATGTTTTAGCCAACTATCTCATCAACCATGCTGTGGAAAAAGGAGATGAAATCTTGATAGAATCTACCAGTTTTAACGACCTGTCCCAACTTTTAGGTACCAGTTACAGGCACCTCAACAGAGTCTTGAAAAAATTCATCGAGCAGGGGCTGATAAAAAAAGACAAGAGAAGGATAGTTATCACAGATTATGAAAAATTAAGCGAGTATTATATAGAACTATATTAAAACATAAAGAGGCACAACCCGTTTTGGGTCAGCCTCTTTTGTTTACCTCAATATAGTCATTCCATAAAAACTTATTTTCTTGATGCTGACTAAAGACTTTGTCACGAATTACACGAATTTTAAAAAATTTATTTTATCCTTTAAACTGAAGTTTATAGTCGTTACACTTCCGCTGTAGTGTTTCTACAATGACGATTGTGACCTACTCCACTAAGACAATTTATAAACTTCTAGCACTTTTTGGTTACTTTTTCTTGCTACAGAGAAAAAGTGACTCGTATTAAGGACGAAACCCTTAGAACTTTTATTTACTCTTCTTTTTTATGGTTTCTCTTCAAAAAAGAAACCGAAGTAGTAATAATTAGAGTCAAGTTTAAATACTCTTTGTGAGCTCTATTTTTTCTTCGTGTATGGTGCCCATTTATTAGCTAAAAGCAAGACTACATATTTTTTATATCGTGCTTCATATTTATAATGTCTGCTTTAATAGCAGGAACTATCTCTTTCCAGATGATCTTCTTTTCCGCTGCAAAATCTTTTTTCATCCTGTTAATTTTTTCAAATAGTGATAAATAGATCTCTCTAACTTTTTTATTTCTAAGGTCTGTTCTGTATACCTTATCAAACTCTATCAGGATATTGTCTACACACCCTTCATTTACAAATTTTTCCCCATCAAAACTGGTCTTAAATAACATCAACATGAATTTATAACCAATTTTATCCTTATCTAATTTACAATATTTTAAAGTATAGATATCTCCTCCTGCAATAACATTTGAAATAAATCTTCCATCTATATGATCGGCTACCTTTTCCTTTATCTTTAATACATGATTTTCATTTTCCATTGTCTTTCAACTCCTAAATATTTTTTATATTACATTTTACCATATGATCCATTAAAAATTTATAAAATTAAAAACCTCCTGTGAAATAGATTACTCTAAATGCAGGAGGCTATATTTTATTTGAAATCCAAATAGATTTTTTGAAATCTTTCATAATGATCTTTTAACTTTTTATTCTGGTATTTTTCTGATATTTTCAAGATACTTTGATTGACATCCTCCCAATAATACAGATTGATTTTATTAAAATATTCTATTTTTATATTTTTTCTAAATTTTATGAATTCTTTGTATTGAGTATCATTTCTTTTTGAAATAATACAATTCATAGTTCCTATATTTTCTTTTTTAACTATCACATTGTTTTTTAATTCAAAAAATGTATTATATAAATTTCTAACCAACTGATAATTTTTTAAAAAAAACTCATAATCAACAGTATCTTCATTAAATAATTCAATCACTTTATCGTATTGAACTTTTGTATTAGTCATATTTAAGTTATGCTTCTCATTAGGAATTCCAAACCATTTTGATTCATATTTTGATTCATTCTTTACTTTTCCAAAACTATTTTCTGTATATTTTATCTCAAATAAATGCTGTATCCCTTTATTTTCCGTTAAAAGACAATCTACTTCTGTTTGGCTTTCTCCACCTCCAGAATCATTCATAGAAACTTCTAGTTTTAGACTTACTATATCTTTAATCCCAAAAATAAATTCACACATGTCTTTTTCGTTTTTTTCTATTTTAATTGGTAAAAAAAAGTTTATAGCCATACTTTGAGATGAATTTAAATGTTTTTGAAAATTGTGTAGTTTTATTTTTTCACTTTTTATCAATTCTAAAATTTCTTTTCTATAGGTGTCAAAATAAACAATTTCACTATATTTATTATCATTAAAACCCACACACAGCTTATCCGATAATATATAATCATATTTTTCCCCATTATAAATTATAAATTCTTTTAATTTTTCTTCCTGTATTGAAGTTACACCTAAATTTAATTTCGTGCTAAATTCACCTAAATGATTTTTAACTTTTTTATTAAATTCACCGGATTTCATCCTATCAACTCCTAATATTTTATTTTTAACATACTATAAATTATAAAAAGCTATATCCCTTTTAAAATTTTACCTATTTCACTTCTATTTTCGTCTATATGTACGGCTATTTCCAAAAGACCATCTTTTATTTTTTTTATTACTTCTTTTCTTTTACCTTCATCTTGCAATTTATAAAAATTTTTATTTTCATATTGAAAATCTGTATCACAGTATTTATATAAATTTGTTGCTCCACTGGACGTTTTTAATGATAAAGTGGTTAATTTTTTTAACAACTCCTCTTCAATATTTTTCAAACCAACCTCTTGTACGTCTTTATCAAATATTTGAAAGAATAAATAAAAATCTTCATCTGCTTTTGCATTTGCTACTCCTATACTCAAAACATTTTCATTAAAATAATCCTCATAAACATAATACATTTCTAATGGTGACCATTTATTGTTTCTCGCATTTTTTATTTTATTCACTTCTGATACCCCTTGATCATTATCTAATGAAAACCCATATTCCCCTATACTTCCTCCTATCTCTTCTTTTAATTCATTCCAAAATTTAAACTCTATCTCGGCTTTTGCTTCTGGGATTGATTTACTTAATTCCTCAACTATCTTTAAATTATTATTTTTTAATAAAAATTCTTTCATTATTTCCTCCTTTTCTGGCTCAGAATATATATATTTAGTATTCTTTTTTATATTGAGCTGTCGTTTCTCTCACACTAGGTATAATACTTAATTTTTCTATACTTTCCTCTATAAATTTTAGAATTTTTTCTTCAAATAATATCTTTTCATAATTTAAATCTTCGCTGTCCAAGGTTAAATAATACAATTTATCTTAATATATCATTAAAATTTTCCTACTTCCTTTCCCCTATGAATATTAGGAATTCACTTTTAGTTTTAGTTTCAAAAGTAAAATATACTTAGTATACTAAAAAAGGGTAATCCATAAATCACCCTTTCTTCTGATTATATTATTCTCTTTATGCTATTTCTATACTATTCGTAACACGTTTTCCTAAGCTGAATATGAAGAATATACCTGCTATTCCAAATGTTATTATACTAAATATTGTCCATAACACGAGATATACACAATCTCCTCCTACATTTAGATTAGAACTCATTCGTCTTTCGATACCGTTTTCTACCAGTATACTTCTATTAATTAAATATTTTGAAAAACTCAAAATAAAAAATGGTGCTGCTAATCCAAAAGTTATAATCAGTAATAAAAACCACCCCAATAAAAACAACAAACTTTCTCCAAACGTTAAATTACATTTTATTTTCCCCACAAAATCTCTCCTTTTTTTAAGTTTAATTTTTCGTATTTTAAGCATACATTAAGTTTCAATAAAATAAAAATTAAAAAAAATTAATATTTTAAAAAAAGAAAATCCTCAGATTCTCTTTCTTAAATTATATTATTTTATTAAACTATAATCCCTCTACAAATTCTTTGAATTCCACCATAGATCTGTCTAGTTTCTTTTCCACCTCTGCCTTGCTGTCTGATTTTACAGCGAAATAATATTTTATTTTCGGCTCAGTTCCAGATGGCCTGGCTGTGATATATGTTCCGTCAGCTAAAACAAATTGAAGCACATTGGATTTCGGCAGGTCTAATTTAACCTCTGTACAAGCCGTCTTATCGCACTCTGTCTGTAATTCAAAATCTCTTACTGTGACTATGTCCTGCCCCAATAGTTGTGCAGGAGTATTTTCTCTTAGAGTTTTCATGATATTGGTGATTTGTTCTGCTCCATCTTTTCCACTCATAGTTATTGCAGTGATTCCCTCTTTATACCAGCCATATTTTTCGTACATCTTATCTAATTCTGCCGGAATATCTGTTCCAATAGACTCATAATAAGCTGCCATCTCGGATAAGATCATAGTAGTCACAATGGCATCTTTATCTCTGGCATGGGTACCTATCAGGTATCCATAAGATTCTTCAAATCCAAAGACATAACTTCCGTCTAAGACCCCATCTTCGAATTGCTTTATTTTTTCCCCTATGAATTTAAACCCCGTCAATGTTCTATACATCTTTACCCCATGAGCTTTTGCCACTGCATCAAGCATAGGAGTAGAAACCACTGTGGAAATTACTGCACCATTGGAAGGGATATCCTTTTTAAATTCCAAGATATATTCCATCAACAATAACCCTACCTGGTTTCCATTTGGATATGACCAATCACCTTTTTTATCCTTTACTGCTATTCCCAGTCTGTCTGCATCTGGATCATTTGCCATAACAATGGATGAACCTTTTTCATCTGCTAACTCAATTCCTAATTTAAACACTGCCGGATCCTCAGGGTTTGCATACCCCACTGTAGGAAATGTTCCATCTGGCATCTCCTGACTGGATACTGTGTACACAGATTTAAATCCACATTCATCCAATACTCTTTGTACAGGCACCCTCCCTGTTCCATGGAGCGGGGTATATACTATCTTATAATCTGCTTTATTTGGAATATCTGTTATAATCTGTTCCTTCTTTACAGCCTCCATATATTTATCATCTAAATCTTTTCCTACTATGATCAATAATCCACGGGATTTAGCTTCCTCTTCAGAGATAAGTTTAATCTCTCCTAAATCTTTGACATTTTTAACACCATTTACTATCCCGCTGGCATGAGGTTCTACACATTGAGCTCCGTCATTCCAATAAACTTTATATCCATTGTATTCTACCGGATTATGGGATGCAGTTACTACTACACCTGCCTGGGTTCCCAATTCTCTCACTGCAAATGATAATTCCGGAGTAGATCGAAGTGATTCAAATAAATATGCAGGAATTCCATTGGCAGCTAATACCAAAGCTGTATTCAATGAATATTCTACCGATCCTATCCTGCAGTCATAAGCTATTACAACACCTTTTTTTCTTACAGCTTCTGCATCTACTTCTAACAGGTAGTTTGCAAATCCTTGAGTCGCTTTCCTTATCATATATTTATTCATTCTATTGATTCCGTTTCCCCTGACTCCCCTCAATCCCCCTGTACCAAATGCTAATTCAGTATAGAACCTTTCCTCTATCTCCTTTTCATCTCCCTTTATAGAAGCTAATTCTTCCCTGTCCTCTCTATCTATATATGGTGAATTTAACCACACTTCATATTCCTTCATATAATCTTTCATAGTTTCCCTCCAATTTTTATTTCTCGCTTCTTAGTAGATAATACTTTTTTTCCGTCTTTTTTTCAAGTAAGATTTTTGAGTTAAATCTACTTCTCCACCTTTTTTTTCCTGTTAATCTACAGAAATCTTAATTCATAGAACACGGATCTCTGTCGAGATACACAGAAAATCTCTGATTCACACTGATAATTACGTTTTCTTGGTTTAAACCCCAAAAATAAAAATCTGTGATTATCTCCATCCTATCCGTGTATGTATCCATACATCCGCGTTCTATTTCTTTTTTTCTCTGTGTGACTTTATCTTCCCTCAGTGCAGCCCTGTGTCCAAGTTATTAGCCTAAAAAAAAAAGGTTGAATAATTCAACCTTAATTTTCTATCAATACAATTCCCCTTACTTCCTTTAGTTTTGCAAGTGTACCTTCTGAAACTCTTCCCCTGTAGAGAATTTGTTCCCCGTATTCCTTGAAAAACTCCTCTTCATCCTCCAGCAATTTGTCTATCTGAACAGACCTGTCATAAGAAAATTCCATTACCACATTTATTTTGGGATTCCATTCCACTATCTGGGCTTCTTCCACAGCTAATTTTGCAGTTTTAGCATAATTTCGAATAAGTCCTCCGGCTCCTAATTTTATCCCGCCAAAATATCTGGTAGCTACTACCACTAAATTATCCAACCCCAGTATATTTAAAATCTCTCCCATAGGTTTCCCTGCTGTTCCACTGGGTTCCCCATC
It includes:
- a CDS encoding HD domain-containing protein; amino-acid sequence: MNRKLIIEKTKEFVKKKLEGEGSGHDWWHIVRVYNNALDIAKKEKELYEGKIDIFVVELGALLHDIADHKFGHTDEDRREIISEFLMELEVEKKIIDHVVYVANNISFKGGKNKHKMETVEGEIVQDADRLDAIGAIGIGRTFAYGGYKKRVMYDPDCNLHIKDKGDTISHFYEKLLLLKDRMNTKTGYKKAQNRHRVMEEFLENFHSEWNGEK
- a CDS encoding BMP family lipoprotein — protein: MKRIILFLMGLSLILLTACGKKEDSANAGNAGVKKVDYKVGIVLGLGGLGDKSFSDSAYKGLLKAEKELGVKIKYVEPTTLSEFDQFLTEFAEANYDLIIGVSFDAEKGIEKVAKEYPESNFVIIDSVVNLPNVKSIIFNQKEGSFLAGALGQMVTKNNSLGFIGAVDAPVIKSFYEGYEQGALYMNPNVEVKDIYVGGSNPFNDPARAKELAISMAENGVDVIFTVAGGSGRGVMEAIKGREDLYGIGVDSNQDGEVKGKILTSILKRVDVSVFDAASEGLAGNFTAGTLVLGLKENGMGTTDFEFSKEVIGEENLGKLEQIKKDLISGKIEIK
- a CDS encoding MarR family transcriptional regulator; its protein translation is MKKIIEELIFEKISEFLEKAEVYNHMSNKNKSWDLSLSEIHCIDNIEKLESPNVTLLANTMKMTRGGITKITRKLIKKEFITSFKEEGNKKEVYFRLTSKGMEVYLDHEKTHKAAKDREMGFYSTFTGEEQKIVLKFLERSNNHLQNEMEKLRD
- the deoC gene encoding deoxyribose-phosphate aldolase, with amino-acid sequence MEINKYIDHTVLKATTTEADIIKLCKEAREYNFFSVCVNGSYVPLAKKELEGSDVKIAAVIGFPLGAMSKDAKVFETKKCIEDGADEIDMVLNVGFLKDGKFDEVETEIREIKEAMGTHVLKVIHENCYLTDAEKRKACELSVSAGADFVKTSTGFGTGGSTFEDVALMKEVVGDKAQIKAAGGVRDIETAMRYIEMGVTRLGTSSGVSLVSTGKAKEGEY
- a CDS encoding cyclase family protein, producing the protein MNLNLKTFDMPEKLREWAEKQDEHQARHVGTHIDVYNYSDLDLSLRLCRGVVVDVRGLDLIGYERVKKIEVEKGDFIIFRTGFMEKFGYGTEKYLNFKDAPFLTDEAVDSLIDRGVKFIGIDLHGIQHGKDHRKIDEYTESKGTYVIENMTNLDKISDIIQLKLEWDQKEGATAIPVEIEVFG
- a CDS encoding Crp/Fnr family transcriptional regulator, which encodes MKSSLIIEKFIDTYKLNNLFSKENINLFNLKKYSKGENILNAKDEVKHIYFIVSGGVDIHSFLASGRGIFINKLSPPEIFGDVEYLGETSMLFDVIANSNNTLIMSISFKAIETHLKDNSQLWRFLGVASTRKLLKTNSAILLKEGFNLKNILALHLVENDHLINFKSLNELSKELNVSYRNLTRIIKFFTDSGIIKKDRKSITTLDEKAIKKYAKEI
- a CDS encoding thymidine phosphorylase, with protein sequence MRIVDIIQKKREKEILTDEEIRFLLENYQAGEVPDYQIASFLMAVYFNGMTTEELKVFTGTMIDSGETIDFPGVEKFLIDKHSTGGVGDKTTIALAPIFGALGMGTAKLSGKGLGHTGGTIDKFESIKGFKFSNSKEELIKIVNETGTGLMGQADTIVPLDKKLYALRDVTATVSSIPLIASSIMSKKLAVHADAIILDVKVGSGAFMKDLTEARKLAQTMYDLGKAFDRNIVCMLTNMDEPLGNAVGNSLEIVEAVETLKGNGPEDFTYLVEVLGAQALILKGDVKTLEEGIGRVKEVIENGEALKMLKKFIKGSGGNPDICDDYSLLNIAAETFEFNVDERGYIKHIDAEKIGKAAMMLGAGRATKDDIIDHSVGLIMHKKVGDQFEAGEALLTLYHQNNMRDEILETLRGAFVFSEEKVEKIPTILDMIG
- a CDS encoding Crp/Fnr family transcriptional regulator, yielding MKIINSPNLLKKYIELYNISSIFSNNLEKYMSLYQFKKNEHLFTSSEKVNYFYLLVAGGTKIVLNLENGKSLLIDYSKPLEMLGEMEIINNPYSKYDIIATEDTTVIGISMSVFSKLIADDPIFWKYLYSSTLNKLQATVNSNIISSSYSFEHVLANYLINHAVEKGDEILIESTSFNDLSQLLGTSYRHLNRVLKKFIEQGLIKKDKRRIVITDYEKLSEYYIELY